One segment of Physeter macrocephalus isolate SW-GA chromosome 3, ASM283717v5, whole genome shotgun sequence DNA contains the following:
- the YTHDF2 gene encoding YTH domain-containing family protein 2 isoform X3 — protein sequence MSASSLLEQRPKGQGNKVQNGSVHQKDGLNDDDFEPYLSPQARPNNAYTAMSDSYLPSYYSPSIGFSYSLGEAAWSTGGDTAMPYLTSYGQLSNGEPHFLPDAMFGQPGALGSTPFLGQHGFNFFPSGIDFSAWGNNSSQGQSTQSSGYSSNYAYAPSSLGGAMIDGQSAFASETLNKAPGMNTIDQGMAALKLGSTEVASNVPKVVGSAVGSGSITSNIVASNSLPPATIAPPKPASWADIASKPAKQQPKLKTKNGIAGSSLPPPPIKHNMDIGTWDNKGPVAKTPSQALVQNIGQQPTQGSPQPVGQQANSSPPVAQASVGQQTQPLPPPPPQPAQLSVQQQAAQPTRWVAPRNRGSGFGHNGVDGNGVGQSQAGSGSTPSEPHPVLEKLRSINNYNPKDFDWNLKHGRVFIIKSYSEDDIHRSIKYNIWCSTEHGNKRLDAAYRSMNGKGPVYLLFSVNGSGHFCGVAEMKSAVDYNTCAGVWSQDKWKGRFDVRWIFVKDVPNSQLRHIRLENNENKPVTNSRDTQEVPLEKAKQVLKIIASYKHTTSIFDDFSHYEKRQEEEESVKKAPDAQAQRPWLTGPATPRHVGSSRTGARTRVPCIGRRTLKHCATRNVKVVGNKRQFCTDCSNGCICIS from the exons ATGTCGGCCAGCAGCCTCTTGGAGCAG AGACCAAAAGGTCAAGGAAACAAAG tacAAAATGGATCTGTACATCAAAAGGATGGATTAAATGATGATGATTTTGAACCTTACTTGAGTCCACAGGCAAGGCCC aATAATGCATATACTGCCATGTCAGATTCCTACTTACCCAGTTACTACAGTCCCTCCATTGGCTTCTCCTATTCTTTGGGTGAAGCTGCTTGGTCTACTGGGGGTGACACAGCCATGCCCTATCTAACTTCTTATGGACAGCTGAGCAACGGAGAGCCTCACTTCCTACCAGATGCAATGTTTGGACAACCAGGAGCCCTGGGTAGCACTCCATTTCTTGGTCAgcatggttttaatttctttcccaGTGGGATTGACTTCTCAGCTTGGGGAAATAACAGTTCTCAGGGACAGTCTACTCAGAGCTCTGGATATAGTAGCAATTATGCTTATGCACCTAGCTCCTTAGGTGGAGCCATGATTGATGGACAGTCAGCTTTTGCCAGTGAGACCCTCAATAAGGCTCCTGGCATGAATACTATAGACCAGGGGATGGCAGCCCTGAAGTTGGGTAGCACAGAAGTTGCAAGCAATGTTCCAAAAGTTGTAGGCTCTGCTGTTGGTAGCGGGTCCATTACTAGTAACATCGTGGCTTCCAATAGTTTGCCTCCAGCTACCATTGCTCCTCCAAAACCAGCATCTTGGGCTGATATTGCTAGCAAGCCTGCAAAACAGCAACCCAAGTTGAAGACCAAGAATGGCATTGCAGGGTCAAGTCTTCCACCACCTCCAATAAAACATAACATGGATATTGGAACTTGGGATAACAAGGGTCCTGTGGCAAAAACCCCCTCACAGGCTTTGGTTCAGAACATAGGTCAGCAGCCAACCCAGGGGTCTCCCCAGCCTGTAGGTCAGCAGGCTAACAGTAGCCCACCAGTGGCTCAGGCATCAGTAGGGCAACAGACGCAGCCAttgccccccccaccaccacagcCTGCCCAGCTCTCAGTGCAGCAACAGGCAGCTCAGCCAACCCGCTGGGTAGCACCTCGGAACCGTGGCAGTGGGTTCGGTCATAATGGGGTGGATGGTAATGGAGTAGGACAGTCTCAGGCTGGATCTGGATCTACTCCTTCAGAACCTCACCCAGTGTTGGAGAAGCTGCGGTCCATTAATAACTATAACCCCAAGGATTTTGACTGGAATCTGAAACATGGCCGGGTTTTCATCATTAAGAGCTACTCTGAGGACGATATCCACCGTTCCATTAAGTATAATATCTGGTGCAGCACAGAGCATGGTAACAAGAGACTGGATGCTGCTTATCGCTCCATGAACGGGAAGGGCCCCGTTTACTTACTTTTCAGTGTCAACGGCAGTGGACACTTCTGTGGCGTTGCAGAAATGAAATCTGCTGTGGACTACAACACATGTGCAGGTGTGTGGTCCCAGGACAAATGGAAGGGTCGTTTTGATGTCAGGTGGATTTTTGTGAAGGACGTTCCCAATAGCCAGTTGCGACACATTCGCCTAGAGAACAACGAGAATAAACCAGTGACCAACTCCAGGGACACTCAGGAAGTGCCTCTGGAAAAGGCTAAGCAGGTGTTGAAAATCATAGCCAGCTACAAGCACACCACTTCCATTTTTGATGACTTCTCACACTATGAGAAAcgccaagaggaagaagaaagtgttAAAAAG gctccggacgcacaggctcagcggccatggctcacgggaccagccactccgcggcatgtgggatcttcccggaccggggcacgaacccgtgtcccctgcatcggcaggcggactctcaaacactgcgccac
- the YTHDF2 gene encoding YTH domain-containing family protein 2 isoform X1: MSASSLLEQRPKGQGNKVQNGSVHQKDGLNDDDFEPYLSPQARPNNAYTAMSDSYLPSYYSPSIGFSYSLGEAAWSTGGDTAMPYLTSYGQLSNGEPHFLPDAMFGQPGALGSTPFLGQHGFNFFPSGIDFSAWGNNSSQGQSTQSSGYSSNYAYAPSSLGGAMIDGQSAFASETLNKAPGMNTIDQGMAALKLGSTEVASNVPKVVGSAVGSGSITSNIVASNSLPPATIAPPKPASWADIASKPAKQQPKLKTKNGIAGSSLPPPPIKHNMDIGTWDNKGPVAKTPSQALVQNIGQQPTQGSPQPVGQQANSSPPVAQASVGQQTQPLPPPPPQPAQLSVQQQAAQPTRWVAPRNRGSGFGHNGVDGNGVGQSQAGSGSTPSEPHPVLEKLRSINNYNPKDFDWNLKHGRVFIIKSYSEDDIHRSIKYNIWCSTEHGNKRLDAAYRSMNGKGPVYLLFSVNGSGHFCGVAEMKSAVDYNTCAGVWSQDKWKGRFDVRWIFVKDVPNSQLRHIRLENNENKPVTNSRDTQEVPLEKAKQVLKIIASYKHTTSIFDDFSHYEKRQEEEESVKKAPDAQAQRPWLTGPAAPRHVGSFRTGGTNRCPLHRQADSQPLRHQGSPF; this comes from the exons ATGTCGGCCAGCAGCCTCTTGGAGCAG AGACCAAAAGGTCAAGGAAACAAAG tacAAAATGGATCTGTACATCAAAAGGATGGATTAAATGATGATGATTTTGAACCTTACTTGAGTCCACAGGCAAGGCCC aATAATGCATATACTGCCATGTCAGATTCCTACTTACCCAGTTACTACAGTCCCTCCATTGGCTTCTCCTATTCTTTGGGTGAAGCTGCTTGGTCTACTGGGGGTGACACAGCCATGCCCTATCTAACTTCTTATGGACAGCTGAGCAACGGAGAGCCTCACTTCCTACCAGATGCAATGTTTGGACAACCAGGAGCCCTGGGTAGCACTCCATTTCTTGGTCAgcatggttttaatttctttcccaGTGGGATTGACTTCTCAGCTTGGGGAAATAACAGTTCTCAGGGACAGTCTACTCAGAGCTCTGGATATAGTAGCAATTATGCTTATGCACCTAGCTCCTTAGGTGGAGCCATGATTGATGGACAGTCAGCTTTTGCCAGTGAGACCCTCAATAAGGCTCCTGGCATGAATACTATAGACCAGGGGATGGCAGCCCTGAAGTTGGGTAGCACAGAAGTTGCAAGCAATGTTCCAAAAGTTGTAGGCTCTGCTGTTGGTAGCGGGTCCATTACTAGTAACATCGTGGCTTCCAATAGTTTGCCTCCAGCTACCATTGCTCCTCCAAAACCAGCATCTTGGGCTGATATTGCTAGCAAGCCTGCAAAACAGCAACCCAAGTTGAAGACCAAGAATGGCATTGCAGGGTCAAGTCTTCCACCACCTCCAATAAAACATAACATGGATATTGGAACTTGGGATAACAAGGGTCCTGTGGCAAAAACCCCCTCACAGGCTTTGGTTCAGAACATAGGTCAGCAGCCAACCCAGGGGTCTCCCCAGCCTGTAGGTCAGCAGGCTAACAGTAGCCCACCAGTGGCTCAGGCATCAGTAGGGCAACAGACGCAGCCAttgccccccccaccaccacagcCTGCCCAGCTCTCAGTGCAGCAACAGGCAGCTCAGCCAACCCGCTGGGTAGCACCTCGGAACCGTGGCAGTGGGTTCGGTCATAATGGGGTGGATGGTAATGGAGTAGGACAGTCTCAGGCTGGATCTGGATCTACTCCTTCAGAACCTCACCCAGTGTTGGAGAAGCTGCGGTCCATTAATAACTATAACCCCAAGGATTTTGACTGGAATCTGAAACATGGCCGGGTTTTCATCATTAAGAGCTACTCTGAGGACGATATCCACCGTTCCATTAAGTATAATATCTGGTGCAGCACAGAGCATGGTAACAAGAGACTGGATGCTGCTTATCGCTCCATGAACGGGAAGGGCCCCGTTTACTTACTTTTCAGTGTCAACGGCAGTGGACACTTCTGTGGCGTTGCAGAAATGAAATCTGCTGTGGACTACAACACATGTGCAGGTGTGTGGTCCCAGGACAAATGGAAGGGTCGTTTTGATGTCAGGTGGATTTTTGTGAAGGACGTTCCCAATAGCCAGTTGCGACACATTCGCCTAGAGAACAACGAGAATAAACCAGTGACCAACTCCAGGGACACTCAGGAAGTGCCTCTGGAAAAGGCTAAGCAGGTGTTGAAAATCATAGCCAGCTACAAGCACACCACTTCCATTTTTGATGACTTCTCACACTATGAGAAAcgccaagaggaagaagaaagtgttAAAAAG gctccggacgcgcaggctcagcggccatggctcacgggcccagccgctccgcggcatgtgggatccttccggaccgggggcacgaaccggtgtcccctgcatcggcaggcggactctcaaccgctccgccaccagggaagccccttttaa
- the YTHDF2 gene encoding YTH domain-containing family protein 2 isoform X2 gives MSASSLLEQRPKGQGNKVQNGSVHQKDGLNDDDFEPYLSPQARPNNAYTAMSDSYLPSYYSPSIGFSYSLGEAAWSTGGDTAMPYLTSYGQLSNGEPHFLPDAMFGQPGALGSTPFLGQHGFNFFPSGIDFSAWGNNSSQGQSTQSSGYSSNYAYAPSSLGGAMIDGQSAFASETLNKAPGMNTIDQGMAALKLGSTEVASNVPKVVGSAVGSGSITSNIVASNSLPPATIAPPKPASWADIASKPAKQQPKLKTKNGIAGSSLPPPPIKHNMDIGTWDNKGPVAKTPSQALVQNIGQQPTQGSPQPVGQQANSSPPVAQASVGQQTQPLPPPPPQPAQLSVQQQAAQPTRWVAPRNRGSGFGHNGVDGNGVGQSQAGSGSTPSEPHPVLEKLRSINNYNPKDFDWNLKHGRVFIIKSYSEDDIHRSIKYNIWCSTEHGNKRLDAAYRSMNGKGPVYLLFSVNGSGHFCGVAEMKSAVDYNTCAGVWSQDKWKGRFDVRWIFVKDVPNSQLRHIRLENNENKPVTNSRDTQEVPLEKAKQVLKIIASYKHTTSIFDDFSHYEKRQEEEESVKKERQGRGK, from the exons ATGTCGGCCAGCAGCCTCTTGGAGCAG AGACCAAAAGGTCAAGGAAACAAAG tacAAAATGGATCTGTACATCAAAAGGATGGATTAAATGATGATGATTTTGAACCTTACTTGAGTCCACAGGCAAGGCCC aATAATGCATATACTGCCATGTCAGATTCCTACTTACCCAGTTACTACAGTCCCTCCATTGGCTTCTCCTATTCTTTGGGTGAAGCTGCTTGGTCTACTGGGGGTGACACAGCCATGCCCTATCTAACTTCTTATGGACAGCTGAGCAACGGAGAGCCTCACTTCCTACCAGATGCAATGTTTGGACAACCAGGAGCCCTGGGTAGCACTCCATTTCTTGGTCAgcatggttttaatttctttcccaGTGGGATTGACTTCTCAGCTTGGGGAAATAACAGTTCTCAGGGACAGTCTACTCAGAGCTCTGGATATAGTAGCAATTATGCTTATGCACCTAGCTCCTTAGGTGGAGCCATGATTGATGGACAGTCAGCTTTTGCCAGTGAGACCCTCAATAAGGCTCCTGGCATGAATACTATAGACCAGGGGATGGCAGCCCTGAAGTTGGGTAGCACAGAAGTTGCAAGCAATGTTCCAAAAGTTGTAGGCTCTGCTGTTGGTAGCGGGTCCATTACTAGTAACATCGTGGCTTCCAATAGTTTGCCTCCAGCTACCATTGCTCCTCCAAAACCAGCATCTTGGGCTGATATTGCTAGCAAGCCTGCAAAACAGCAACCCAAGTTGAAGACCAAGAATGGCATTGCAGGGTCAAGTCTTCCACCACCTCCAATAAAACATAACATGGATATTGGAACTTGGGATAACAAGGGTCCTGTGGCAAAAACCCCCTCACAGGCTTTGGTTCAGAACATAGGTCAGCAGCCAACCCAGGGGTCTCCCCAGCCTGTAGGTCAGCAGGCTAACAGTAGCCCACCAGTGGCTCAGGCATCAGTAGGGCAACAGACGCAGCCAttgccccccccaccaccacagcCTGCCCAGCTCTCAGTGCAGCAACAGGCAGCTCAGCCAACCCGCTGGGTAGCACCTCGGAACCGTGGCAGTGGGTTCGGTCATAATGGGGTGGATGGTAATGGAGTAGGACAGTCTCAGGCTGGATCTGGATCTACTCCTTCAGAACCTCACCCAGTGTTGGAGAAGCTGCGGTCCATTAATAACTATAACCCCAAGGATTTTGACTGGAATCTGAAACATGGCCGGGTTTTCATCATTAAGAGCTACTCTGAGGACGATATCCACCGTTCCATTAAGTATAATATCTGGTGCAGCACAGAGCATGGTAACAAGAGACTGGATGCTGCTTATCGCTCCATGAACGGGAAGGGCCCCGTTTACTTACTTTTCAGTGTCAACGGCAGTGGACACTTCTGTGGCGTTGCAGAAATGAAATCTGCTGTGGACTACAACACATGTGCAGGTGTGTGGTCCCAGGACAAATGGAAGGGTCGTTTTGATGTCAGGTGGATTTTTGTGAAGGACGTTCCCAATAGCCAGTTGCGACACATTCGCCTAGAGAACAACGAGAATAAACCAGTGACCAACTCCAGGGACACTCAGGAAGTGCCTCTGGAAAAGGCTAAGCAGGTGTTGAAAATCATAGCCAGCTACAAGCACACCACTTCCATTTTTGATGACTTCTCACACTATGAGAAAcgccaagaggaagaagaaagtgttAAAAAG